One stretch of Arachis hypogaea cultivar Tifrunner chromosome 20, arahy.Tifrunner.gnm2.J5K5, whole genome shotgun sequence DNA includes these proteins:
- the LOC112785682 gene encoding protein WHAT'S THIS FACTOR 9, mitochondrial-like, which yields MQSLREKDFKQALFFKNEIVSSTSKSLSLYNASLLKESLNLFMTTTKFIDKYYCIFMQFQPDRGFPPHVKLTPHALCLHKEEMDIHKCLINRVDIVHRIARLLMLVGMGKLPLYVIEKLKWDLGLPYDYVKTLLADYLDYFDVCSIEDPLFGKVVLIRKHPLMGMRLRIAQKRGRRRSPALMVADGGTVVRQ from the coding sequence ATGCAATCCTTAAGAGAGAAAGATTTTAAACAGGCCCTTTTCTTCAAGAATGAAATAGTTTCATCTACTTCCAAATCCCTCTCCTTATACAATGCTTCTCTGTTGAAAGAATCCCTCAACCTTTTCATGACAACCACCAAATTTATAGACAAGTATTATTGTATTTTCATGCAATTCCAACCAGATCGTGGCTTCCCTCCACATGTTAAGCTCACACCTCATGCTTTATGCCTACACAAAGAAGAAATGGATATTCACAAATGTCTCATTAACCGTGTAGACATTGTTCATAGGATTGCAAGGCTTCTGATGCTTGTTGGTATGGGAAAATTGCCACTTTATGTAATTGAGAAGCTAAAATGGGATCTGGGTCTTCCTTATGATTATGTAAAGACTCTTTTGGCCGATTACcttgattattttgatgtttgTAGCATCGAAGATCCATTATTCGGAAAGGTTGTCTTGATTAGGAAGCATCCATTAATGGGTATGAGATTGAGGATCGCTCAAAAGAGAGGAAGGAGGAGGTCGCCGGCGTTGATGGTAGCTGATGGAGGCACAGTTGTGAGGCAGTGA